The genomic DNA AACCTCCTGAACTCTGACATCTCCTCTGTCTGAGTTGAACATGTACaatgtaaatctactgttacagacatgtgcaataacacgttggtcacttttgtgcaatgtaaatactgtaaatctactgttactgatatgtgcaataacatatgctgatcactctgtgcaataattatatgatgctgtgaaataattatataattatctgacggacactttgtgcaataatctggcaaaactgtcatctcaccaatatacatattgtattttttttattgtattatcttttatattttttatatttatatttcactatctctttttttattgtattatcttttctttAGCagctatgggattgtcacaatctaatttggttgtactacacaatgacgaTAAAGtgcttgattgattgattgattgatatttaAAAGCTCCAGTAAAAgatagtaagtggaccttgagttatgATTTCTTTTGTCAAATTACAGTCTCCAATGTCaggtaagaaaaaaagaaaataaattatcaCCAATAAACCTGACAAACAATTAAATTATGTATTTCTGCTATTTACATAAAAAGGGCGTCATTTTTTCTCTACTTCCGCCGGGTTATCCGAGCAGAGATGTTGAGTATCACAAGATAGAAATCCGCGTTTCCTACTGTTACAGAAGCACATCAAAACATCATTTATATGGATACTTTCGCGTGTactaatgcatttatttgtactATTTAATTATTGAAGtgacatttatttgtgtattatatattatcagCTATAGAGTCACTCACTTTTACAATATTTCTGACCAACACCggaagctcttttaattttcaTTGCCAAACCGGAAGTTAAGGATGTTTTCCCTCTCGCTTCGCTTCGCCGTGTGTATCTTTGTATGTGTGAGGCCGACACAGGCACCGGCTTTTGGAGGACAGACGGGTAGGTAGACCGGGTTACACCGAGGTTATCCATCCTCTGCATCGCTTATATCCAGTCAAACAGACCACATTAACCTGGGACATGGATTTGAGCATCTAGTgctacatataatatatatttatgtatgtttacagtatgttttcacTGGCTTCCGGTGGTTTCCTGTCCTTTCCATTGTTTTCCcaagcaaaataataagtaaagcTGCAAAACATGAATCTAAATCAACGTTAAGACAACTTTACTGCTAGTTTACCCATCTTAACTTGATCAGTTTATACAGTGTTCACATTGAAAGAGCAAATTTTGCTTTTTGCACattacataatataacatatttttgttttttatacaaCTGTAGccttatataatataatataaaggcATATATCAGTCGTCATATCAGTGTATCATGTAATGTTAGAAGCTCTTATCAAAGGATTGTGTGATTTCTGTGTTATTGTTTAACTGATGACGCTTtaaacaagcagcagcagcagcagtgttgttATTGTGTAAAGTCCCACTAGAGGTCGCCCTGCTACACATGGAAACTGTAAAACTGGGTACCACTTTCTATGTCACACATTATTAAGGTTTTATAAATAATGGTGTTATTAATGATTTATACCATTACCGTTTATTAATGctaaatttaaaattaattaaaatttttgtttgggttgccaggttgtgaaaaatcTCTCTGGCTGGTAAGTCATTAATAGTTATTAATTAAGTAAAGGTTACACATATCTCATTTTCTAATTAGCCAACAGTAGAAATTATTTTAGAAAAGTAATTCATCTGTAATTATAAATGTTAACAAGTTAACATTTAACAATCTATCTAGTCTTTAATTGCAAATGTtaataagttattaataatagggatgcaccgataccagatcggatatcTTTTATCTATGAATTCTATGtttgtatactatatacattatttaattccTGTTTGAATACGGAACAATTTgttgctgctttaaaaaaaggtttacatCTGAAATGTAATTCTTGttcatttttaagtttttttaccaagtttctggtgtgcgatttattattttaataataaaaaacaattcagtaaatttatttatttgttacattttgttttacaaagtaatGAAAGCAAAGTTTAAGTCAAAAGAATGatctcagtcacttccacacagtgaggcatacagcttattaattaaacaccggtatcagatcggtactcggtatcggccgatgccCAAAGCCCAGATATTGCTATCGGTATGAGGACTGAAActgtcggatcggtgcatccctaattaataAATTGATTTCGGTCCTGATGCTCTGCATCATTTCTCtacaaggtcagaggtcaaacagtCTATTGGAGCTTTTACCTGGTGAACTAAAAAACTAGAAGCCGACGAACATAACCTGACAACCCAAAATGTTATCAATTGCATGTATTAATAGCTTATAAGTGAACTATAAAACATTAGTAAATTATTTACTAAACATTGATTAAGCCAGTAATACACTTAACAATGTTTTACACTTTACCTGTTGTGTGTCTgataacaatataacaaaagtttctctcttcttctctgcaggtgagacagacagacggaacCAAAACATGTAAGAGCCTCTCAAATACTACATTTTAAAGAACATTGAGTGATATTATTTTTGAAAGagtaatatattaacatataaatatattttacttttgaaGGTCGGGGGTAAAATATCACATGTCACTGCCTGTGTCGGTGGGTGTCCTGTTGGTGGGCCTCCCATACTCCATCTCTCTAGCTGCCCAGTGGCTTTATGGCTGGCCCAGCAAGCCTGGATACAAGAAGTACATAGAAGCTTTAAGACCAAGGTAAAATGCTGTtgatttgttcctttttttctcattaagaaGAGTCTGTTATTAATCCCCTTTTTCATGTTTGCCTTCTTCATCAGGCGAATATACTGTTTGACCAGAGCCATCCTGGAAACTCTCAAATATCTGCAATATGGGAGACTTTACTTTCAGTGGAAGTCGTGGTACAAGAATGACGAAAACCGAAAACATTATGAAAAGGTATGTTAACGATGAGTTGGAAATAAGTGTCAGACATTTTAGTTTATATCTAAAATGAAATAATCATACTGTTAAATTTGTCTCAGATTTCACCACTTGACTTGATGGAAAACTTGTTATGCAATACCTAAAAATTGTGTCAGAGTTCACAGTTTTTTCTGTCTGGACATAAAGGGCATCACATTTGGCCGCCGAAGCAACAAGCTGGACCTGTACCACCCTCCAAACGTGGGCAAGTCGAAAAATGCGCCTGCTCCGCTGGTAGTTTTCATCTTTGGAGGAGCATGGGGCTCCGGAGATCGATCCATTTACTGTTTGCTGGCGAGGCAGATGGCTGAAGAACTGAGTGCAACTGTCGTTTGTCCTGATTACTTCACCTATCCAAAGGTAAGAGCTTTAGAACAACACACGGTAGTCTTATTGGATTAAACATTTATAGCACATAGCGTATGAATGACTGGAATATGAACAGTACTTCTCTGTGAACTATAGGTAAGAATTGTTCTGCAGTAACTCAAACGCCAGATAAGAAATTGAATTATAGATGTTCCTGCTGTATCTGAACTGACTGCTGGTTTCATCTGATTGCCAGGCGAACGTTTTAGGGATGGTTCAAGATATTGCTGACTGCTTGGTTTGGGCCCAAGAGAGTGGAGAGAAGTTCAACTTCGACAAAGTAAGAAATATCTTAATGTATTCTTTGAaaattgaggaaaaactgttataatgttaatgttgatAATAATGGTAAGATCATAGGTTGGCAAGTTCCTCGAAAATGAAATCATGTAAAACCTGCAAGTAGCTTAAAATGACCAAAATCCCCTTTCATGCACGAAAAAAAGTTGTCCGAGCATGGAGGGAAATGATGACCTCAAAGCACCTTTATGGGACTTTTAAGTTCACAGTTTAAACTCTTATCCtgaacaaatattaaaacatttttatttttcagtttgagTAGCAACACAAAGTGTCTAATCTGTTTCTCATTCATTTTGAGAGTACTGATCCACATTCAGCCATTGTTCACTGTAGATGATATGTCATTACACACgtcttgtttttctgtcttttctagGACAACATAGTATTAATGGGTCATTCAGCGGGTGCACATTTGTGTGCACTGACCACGCTGTTTCTCATTGATGCAAGAGAGGAGCTTTTCATAGAAGCCAGCAAGCAGAGGGACGTTTCGCTGGCGATAAGAGGAGTTATTGGTAAGGATTACTGTGCAGCACATCACCAAGTCACAGTTGCAACCATGTTTTATGCTGAAGTAAACTCAACTTTAACTTCTTCCACTCCACCCGTCTTTACCAAAgacacatttttgtcttttttaggggggtactgggggtctttagagggagatagcaggtcaacagtagatgtcacatagaagtggtgtacatcatctgaaagctgaaaacctggagattaatttgagatgcagctcagcactgtgtgttaagttgttctagtcataaatcagaagtaaacatcaattaattaaaataaataatgaacgtgtataagggtttagaacatcatgatggaagtatatgatggtcatccccatacTCTATTaagtctcataaattgttgcagcaattttttgggttggtactatttgttacacagatttggtgctaaatttaacaattttttacaactcaagaattgattaaaatgatcaataatccctccaaaataccacattaagacaccaagaccttgaggaacaccatagaaaaagccatgctgtgatttggtctcaaaaacttttgacatttggagatttctgcaagagttgcatttttcggcgattggatggcgagcacttctgttatggatactgctcagaaacccccttattatcaatctagctaagaaagccatccatcctctgaatgctctaggtctctagtttgtggctttGAAGTTCGATGAggatgtgattatcctagaggtcaccacaggtcattttatacagtgaggtcaaattttaaaaaattgtctCACAATATGAAATGGCTattatggggactaacatcatcacacatgaatacagttgagctcattggattcacaagagtcttagctttacagtgatacccaatgtatgtaattcaagactgtttagggaccccaatatacagaaatattcaaatacaccattttagaataggcgaaaaataacacatttatgctgcatgcaaaaaactgcatagTTTTatccctaaactgcatgtgattatcataaagtgggcatgtctgtaaaggggagactcgtgggtacccatagaacccattttcattcacatatcttgaggtcagacgtcaagggacccctttgaaaatggccatgccagtttttccttgccacaATTTAAAGTTATTTAGCCTTAttctgagcctgctacagcttctgaaagacagtaaagtcggctGAAGGGGGAGTGGAAGAAGTTCATAAATTTGTGTGCCAGAAAGATAATTTTGTGACACACAtaaatattcatgttttattgccTTTTGCTATGAACTGGGTTATTCAAATGGATTTTTGAATAATGAATAGGACTTTTAATCATCTGCATCCTTCATATTTTCATAAACTTGATTTCCAGGATTACTTTAGTTAATCTCTTGTGTTTCCCGAACAGGTCTGAGTGGCGTTTACAACATCATGGACCATTACGAGCACGAGCAGAAGCGTGCAGTCGAATATGTCTCCACCATGCATAAAGCCATGAATGGCGTGGAGAACTTTCCTTACTACTCACCAACACACTTACTGAAGGAGTTGAGCAACGACAAACTGGACAAgtgagacaaaaataaaatgatcttAATAAAATTggttattcattttaaatgaaacattTTTCACCCACATTCTTCTCTTGTTTTCTGCCAGAGTGCCTCCGTTCGCTTTGCTCCACGGGACCAGCGACATCATCGTTCCTTTCGAATCTTCCAAAAAGTTCTCTGACCTCCTCACCTCGCTGTCCATAAAGGTGTCTCTCTACCTGCTGCCCAGAGTTGACCACACAGAGATGGTCACCGACCTCATGGTGCCAGACAGGCGCTTCTACCATCCCATCTTCAGCTGCATCAAACAGGAGTTCAGAAAACTACTGGGACGCTGCTGACGACCCTTCAGATCATCAGAAAAAAACTCCATTCACCACTTATAGTTACTGATTGTGCCatattttgtttacagtttATCTGCTCTAATACCTCAAAATGACTCTGATTCAGTCTTGATTTGAACTTGATTGTGATTCCATAATAATGAAGAGATTGTGAGTAAATCCAGGAGTTGCATCTGATTGATTTTTAATCTACATTCTTGACTAAATAATGATTAGTGGACTGCAATCTGGATAACATTATTCTAATATTGTTTTGGAGAGATGTGATCCAGATTGCAGTAAAGTGAAATATGTAAACATGAAGCAATAACGGCATCATTGAGTCTTGAGAAAAGAAGATCCCGCATGCTGCTCTGGCTCAGCATCACAATTTATTGATCATACTAACGCTTCGGTCTCAAGACTCAAATGATATTTTCCAGCGCAAAAATACCAGTATTATGAAAAACAAGTAAAGCACACTAACACATAATGCTAAAATGGGTGAACAGTTACAATCTATACctctgtttttaaatcaactatGACCTTCTTATATCGCAATGTTTTCATCATTAACTTGcatgtttttattaaattaatcttttatctatttattgatCTCAGACTCATTAAACACTCATGAAGGAACTaatgctttttttgtctttatcaCTACAAATCTCTCACACAAAGGGATATTTTTtgagtatatatgtatatatgtgtatatacagtatgtatgtgtgtatatatacgtatatatggtatgtgtgtgtgtttatactgtatatctatctatatatactgtactatatgtgtgtgtgttttaccaagCAGCAGAAATGACATCAGGTACCAATAGAAACAATTGCAAAAATCATGTATATTGTAAATTGTACAATTTTATGCTTTATATATGAAAGTACAGTGTTCGTTTTTACCACATACCTGTACTTTATGTTTTGTATCTGAAGTGTGctgtacataaatatatacttaaCCACCATATAGTAAACATCCAGTATAGCGTCAGTATGGTAATCTGGTAgaaaacatataaatatgtatagtTACAATCATTCAAATGCATGCAGTCGGAACATATGAGGATTTAATTATACATATTACAACAACTATTGAAATGACAGATGTTTCTATGGCTACAGTCTGCTGCAAGGACCGGGCATAAATTGGAAATTACAATATTCATAATTTCCCTTTAAGCTGGGATCGGCCCCCTGCGACCCTGAATACCCTGAAGAGGATAAGCTTTtgcagataatggatggatggataatttccttttttagAGATTAGATTGTGTTAGTGGTGCCCAGATCATACTGATCTAAatctacaactttttttcttttaggctTTACCataacatttatatacaaaataattcCCCAGCATTATAAATATTTTCCTTTGACTTGAAAACATAGCCACTTAGCAGATTAAAAAGCTGCTAAATAAATGTtataacagcaacaaaaaatgAGTGACCTGGGAACAAGCCACAGGTattgatgaggaaaataacgtccTGTTACAGAGACAGGACTGTTTTCCTCTGCAGCATCTTTATTAACTGTGTCCTCACAAAAGTTATCttttttatgcatatttatacACATAAAAACTTCATGTTTATGTGTCAGAGTCCTGACAGCTCAGCTGGCACAGAAATGTTCCTATTCTGAAGTTTGTGGGTTAAAATATGACCTGGACTTGTTGTATTTTCCTTTTGTCAACCCCCAGAGGGCTGTTTCATAAAGATGTCTCAGAGGAGGAAACCAGTCCCAACTCGACAAAAAATTCTCAGAGTGACACACGTTTGGTTCATCTTTTAGGACAAATAGTTAAAGCACCTAATCAACTTTCCTAACTTGTGAAGTGACTCATATCTCAGCTGAAATGTATCAGAGGAGTTTGAACCTGTCAGCAGCTGCTGATGGAGATCACACTAATGTTTTGGGAGCGCTTGATGAAATGAAAGTATTCAAAGATCTTTTGGacaaaaagcaaaataatattacttatttatCCATAAATAACAACTTTGGGGCAAAGCCCTGAAtttaataaaatgaattaatgtaTATTCAAGGGATTTTTACCCCTTAAAAAAACTTAAACCATGCTGATACTGATATTCCATTAAAATACCATTAATAAGAATGGTAGGATTGGCTcgaattaaaatattttttttgagggTTTTAAAAAGCCCTTAAACGGAGGAGATAACCAAATAAAACCCTTTGATATATTctaatcaatttatttattcatgaattaaCCTGAAACTTGAGGGTTAAGAGTAACAAACAACCTGAGTCAAATTCCTTCCATGGATGTAGGCTATTAGGTGTGTACACATGGCCTAATTGGCCAATAAAGATCAATCTGATACTGATTTTCTTATCTGATTAAcaacttgatttattttgttggCACTTACATGACATTTAATAACAGCTAATATAAATCAGGTTAATTAAAAACTCTTTAAAATGTCTCTTCacacatccctccctcccttccttctttccttcttgtggcttttattttgaaaactgagattaacatccttttttttttctttgaggaGAACGCGCGTTCACACACAGGCGCGTTCACGAGGCAGAGCTCAGTCCAGTTCAGGCTGCAGAGCTCCACAGACACTCAGTCAAACTCTTTGTGTTTAATGGTACTGAAGCGTGAAGAAGTGAGAAACAGGTCTGTAAATATGTAACCGTACATGTCCTGGTAACAGT from Sebastes fasciatus isolate fSebFas1 chromosome 6, fSebFas1.pri, whole genome shotgun sequence includes the following:
- the LOC141769803 gene encoding uncharacterized protein LOC141769803, which produces MSGVKYHMSLPVSVGVLLVGLPYSISLAAQWLYGWPSKPGYKKYIEALRPRRIYCLTRAILETLKYLQYGRLYFQWKSWYKNDENRKHYEKGITFGRRSNKLDLYHPPNVGKSKNAPAPLVVFIFGGAWGSGDRSIYCLLARQMAEELSATVVCPDYFTYPKANVLGMVQDIADCLVWAQESGEKFNFDKDNIVLMGHSAGAHLCALTTLFLIDAREELFIEASKQRDVSLAIRGVIGLSGVYNIMDHYEHEQKRAVEYVSTMHKAMNGVENFPYYSPTHLLKELSNDKLDKVPPFALLHGTSDIIVPFESSKKFSDLLTSLSIKVSLYLLPRVDHTEMVTDLMVPDRRFYHPIFSCIKQEFRKLLGRC